The proteins below are encoded in one region of Sphaerodactylus townsendi isolate TG3544 linkage group LG06, MPM_Stown_v2.3, whole genome shotgun sequence:
- the LOC125434591 gene encoding protein FAM71F1-like, which produces MAAGALAGKPDADQKVACEEGRLSQLLRSPDYNLFPNSAVFESDFVQVTKKGKWPDLTNMPMIVSLGVTSSDPCLPLPNVLLMARHKVLDKGFVAGSSEPPELPATELTRLLPLRFVRLSVHHAAQRILRLQTVTRKVYYLQLHRSYSRGVFGLWSRLADILRRGLSTTPKDPAVGIRHSLVPSGSSPSGSSSGEPFSDSASPVQRAMDKRGRKALSGDFFSGKAAGTHRRGSCPLSPKRVSFQQLPAEYRTEVHEEVSAVYRSTHDPLHDAPPLPVCKQCERRLPKRSEQPQSAGRRVGVPQLQQHEPVSRLQPLRRLWHGTVEATGRK; this is translated from the exons ATGGCCGCGGGGGCCTTGGCTGGGAAACCCGACGCTGACCAGAAGGTAGCCTGCGAGGAAGGGCGCCTCAGCCAGCTGCTCCGCTCACCCGATTACAACCTTTTCCCCAACTCGGCTGTGTTCGAGAGCGACTTTGTGCAG GTCACGAAGAAGGGGAAATGGCCGGACCTCACAAATATGCCCATGATTGTCTCTCTGGGGGTGACCTCTTCGgacccctgcctgcccctgcccaacGTGCTCCTGATGGCCAGACACAAGGTGCTGGACAAGGGCTTTGTGGCAGGCAGCAGCGAACCCCCCGAGCTGCCCGCGACAGAGCTGACCAG GCTGCTCCCGCTCCGCTTTGTCAGGCTGTCCGTCCACCACGCTGCACAGCGAATCCTGCGCCTTCAGACGGTGACCCGGAAAGTGTATTACCTGCAGCTGCACCGGAGCTACTCCAGGGGCGTCTTTGGGCTGTGGAGCCGCCTGGCAGACATCCTGCGCAGGGGCTTGTCCACCACCCCCAAGGACCCCGCAGTTGGCATCCGGCACAGCCTGGTGCCCAGCGGCAGTAGCCCCTCCGGCAGTTCTTCTGGTGAG CCCTTCTCCGATTCGGCCTCCCCGGTCCAGCGGGCGATGGACAAGCGGGGGCGCAAGGCATTGTCGGGCGACTTCTTCTCCGGAAAGGCAGCCGGGACCCACAGGAGAGGCAGCTGCCCGCTTAGCCCCAAGAG agTCTCCTTCCAGCAGCTTCCAGCAGAATACAGGACAGAGGTCCATGAAGAGGTTTCTGCCGTCTACAGGAGCACTCACG ACCCGCTCCACGATGCGCCTCCGCTTCCAGTCTGTAAACAGTGCGAAAGACGCCTGCCCAAGCGCAGCGAGCAGCCCCAGTCTGCCGGACGACGTGTGGGTGTCCCCCAGCTCCAGCAACATGAGCCGGTTTCCAGACTGCAGCCGCTCCGTCGGCTCTGGCACGGCACCGTGGAGGCTACTGGCAGAAAGTAG